In one Methanobacterium sp. genomic region, the following are encoded:
- a CDS encoding CocE/NonD family hydrolase gives MKETPFAIVLISLFVFMGVLSGLVLLEQNQTSITEGTKPILNQSQSDTNHTGKNLTIKNGTGNQTRLNQTNQNLTDNYTNRTTNNNLTVKTIFGLETPMRDGVKLVSDIWLPQKKGKYPVIIIRTPYGRSAANMNYTGMGEYFAGQGYVFMVQDVRGKGDSQGNFNFLFQEGPDSFDTVEWAAKQPWSNGKIGMMGSSYMGTVQLLAAREKPPHLICIAPTSAYGRYMQEIPSIGGIFHMGWAIPWTLQNNGRNPDLNTQNINLTAAFDHRPLISVDKEMGIDLPLYRQFLNHPTMDEYWKQIQFTDNDFNQINIPTLTTSGWFDSNQPGALFYWNGNNKNPSRSHDHHLIIGPWTNNGTSHPSLQLSQVGDLPVPGGQVDIYGYHLAFFDFYLKNSTTNKSKVPAANIYLTGLNQWINLTNYPPKDLNVTPLYLTSSGQANTLNGNGILEWEFPQNNSSNLNDLNSSVLDKYTYDPANPRPVSVGSFAVDCAQTENRSDVLVYTTPPLEESVTILGPVIAEIFASTDSKDTDFIIRVLDVYPDGTSINLGPEECGGAIRARFRQGFDKEVLLEPGKIEKYRIELFDMGHVFLPGHRIRLEIYSSAYPLLHPNPNTGNPIATDTKQKKAHQTIYHDKKHPSAVYLPVISKNSSTYNQIFV, from the coding sequence ATGAAAGAAACTCCATTTGCAATAGTATTAATATCACTATTCGTATTCATGGGTGTATTATCTGGACTAGTTTTACTAGAACAAAATCAAACATCCATTACTGAAGGCACAAAACCAATTTTAAACCAATCTCAAAGCGATACTAATCATACTGGGAAGAATTTAACAATAAAAAATGGCACTGGTAATCAGACAAGATTGAACCAAACCAATCAAAACTTAACTGATAACTATACCAACAGAACCACAAACAATAATTTAACTGTTAAAACAATTTTTGGTCTTGAAACACCCATGCGTGACGGTGTGAAACTTGTTTCTGACATTTGGCTACCCCAAAAAAAAGGGAAGTATCCAGTAATAATCATCCGCACACCATATGGGAGGAGTGCAGCTAACATGAACTATACTGGTATGGGAGAGTATTTTGCTGGACAAGGATACGTGTTTATGGTACAAGATGTTCGTGGTAAAGGTGATTCACAGGGAAATTTCAACTTTCTATTCCAAGAAGGGCCAGATAGTTTTGATACTGTTGAATGGGCTGCAAAACAACCATGGTCTAATGGAAAGATAGGTATGATGGGTTCATCATATATGGGCACTGTCCAGTTACTGGCAGCCAGAGAAAAACCACCACACTTGATCTGCATAGCTCCCACTTCAGCTTATGGGAGGTATATGCAGGAAATACCCTCTATAGGGGGAATTTTCCACATGGGATGGGCCATTCCATGGACACTCCAAAATAACGGCCGAAACCCGGATTTAAACACTCAAAATATCAATTTAACTGCTGCATTTGATCATCGGCCACTTATCAGTGTTGACAAAGAAATGGGAATAGATTTGCCTCTCTACCGTCAATTCCTCAATCACCCTACCATGGATGAATATTGGAAGCAAATACAATTCACAGATAATGATTTTAACCAGATCAACATTCCCACCCTAACTACCAGTGGTTGGTTTGATTCAAACCAACCAGGGGCTTTGTTCTACTGGAATGGAAATAACAAGAATCCTTCCAGGAGTCATGACCATCACCTAATTATAGGGCCCTGGACCAACAATGGAACCTCCCACCCTTCCTTACAACTTTCCCAAGTTGGTGACCTCCCAGTTCCAGGAGGTCAGGTAGATATTTATGGTTATCATCTGGCATTTTTCGATTTTTACCTAAAAAATTCAACTACCAATAAATCGAAAGTCCCTGCAGCGAATATCTATCTTACTGGTTTGAATCAATGGATAAACCTCACCAATTATCCACCCAAAGATCTTAATGTAACTCCCCTCTACCTTACGAGCAGTGGCCAGGCCAACACTCTTAATGGTAATGGAATATTAGAATGGGAATTTCCTCAAAACAATTCCAGTAACTTGAATGATTTAAATTCATCAGTTCTAGACAAATACACTTATGATCCAGCTAATCCAAGGCCAGTGTCAGTGGGTAGTTTTGCTGTTGATTGTGCTCAGACTGAAAACCGTTCAGACGTCCTAGTTTACACAACACCTCCTCTCGAAGAATCAGTAACGATTTTGGGGCCGGTAATTGCTGAAATATTTGCTTCTACTGATTCCAAAGATACAGATTTCATTATCAGAGTTTTAGATGTATATCCAGATGGTACTTCTATTAATTTAGGTCCTGAAGAATGTGGTGGCGCAATAAGGGCTAGGTTCAGGCAAGGATTTGACAAAGAAGTTCTACTTGAACCTGGAAAAATTGAAAAATACCGCATCGAGCTATTTGACATGGGCCATGTTTTCCTACCTGGACACAGAATCCGATTGGAAATTTATTCCAGTGCCTATCCCCTGTTACATCCCAACCCCAACACTGGCAATCCCATTGCCACTGATACCAAACAAAAAAAGGCACATCAAACAATCTATCATGACAAAAAACATCCATCTGCAGTTTATTTGCCAGTTATATCCAAAAATAGCTCAACATATAATCAAATATTTGTTTAA
- a CDS encoding M48 family metallopeptidase, whose protein sequence is MKIKIQDIEVNYNIFHRKVKYARLEIKNGTLNIIMPHGVEDYSSLINKHEKWIYQKFTRINQLKIESETRKLDHSLSNDSFQEIVQGYVDKISHKMGLKVNKVTLRKMKTRWGSCSSLGNISINTRLKYLPKDLIKYVIHHEVCHLKIRKHNKQYWSLVSKEYPDYKKYEDELSIYWFLVKDLD, encoded by the coding sequence ATGAAAATTAAAATCCAAGATATTGAAGTCAATTATAATATTTTCCATCGAAAAGTGAAGTATGCTCGTTTAGAAATTAAAAACGGCACGCTTAACATAATTATGCCCCATGGTGTTGAAGATTATTCTAGTTTAATTAACAAACATGAAAAATGGATTTATCAGAAATTTACTCGGATAAATCAGTTGAAAATTGAATCTGAAACTAGGAAACTGGATCATAGTCTGAGTAATGATTCATTCCAGGAAATTGTTCAAGGATATGTTGATAAAATATCTCATAAAATGGGTTTAAAAGTAAATAAAGTCACATTGCGAAAAATGAAAACCCGTTGGGGGAGTTGCAGTTCACTGGGAAATATTAGTATTAACACCCGCCTTAAATATCTCCCAAAAGACTTAATCAAATACGTAATCCACCATGAAGTTTGCCATCTGAAAATAAGAAAACATAATAAACAGTACTGGAGTTTAGTGTCTAAGGAATATCCAGATTATAAAAAATATGAAGATGAACTCTCGATTTACTGGTTTCTAGTTAAAGATTTGGATTAA
- a CDS encoding succinate dehydrogenase/fumarate reductase iron-sulfur subunit, producing the protein MINIKVLRYQPPQDKAPHLETYSVDKKEKMKVLDALNYINQHHQAGIAYRSSCRAGQCGSCALKVNGEMALACKKEINDGDKIEPLDFPVIKDLVVDRSEIDGKIKDMGLFLNDECGIAECPSIINPVELENTKKLRSCIDCYSCLSACPVLKVNDEFAGPYFMRDLSKFAMDPRDCSDRAEEGFKEGLYCCTSCSKCVEVCPKEINTFGGAIEKLREIACQEGIGPLPAHSSVKELIEKTGRSVEPMKEGPMRAGFMETTIRKQEARKLDEDDQDKKEKIAFFTGCLVDYRLPEIGMSLLNVLNKHQVEVEVPAGQVCCGSPMIRTGQTDVVKKLTEKNAKALEGYDTIVTVCAGCGATLKKDYPEYGVNLNVMDISEYLQDKLNTDDMKPVPMRVTYHDPCHLIRGQGIRDEPRKILEKIKGLEFVEMEIPDQCCGAGGGVRSGKPEIAEALGREKAKMVEKLEVDAVITICPFCENNIRACLEAEGLHLEVMNILTLLEKAYY; encoded by the coding sequence ATGATAAATATAAAAGTTTTAAGGTACCAACCTCCACAGGACAAGGCCCCTCACCTTGAAACATATAGTGTGGATAAAAAAGAAAAAATGAAGGTTTTAGATGCATTAAACTATATAAATCAACATCATCAGGCAGGGATAGCTTATCGCAGTTCTTGTCGGGCAGGCCAATGCGGATCATGCGCGCTGAAAGTTAATGGAGAGATGGCTTTAGCTTGTAAAAAAGAAATAAATGATGGGGATAAAATAGAACCCCTAGATTTTCCAGTTATTAAAGATTTAGTTGTAGATCGGAGCGAAATTGATGGTAAAATCAAAGATATGGGGCTTTTTCTTAATGATGAATGTGGAATTGCTGAATGCCCATCTATCATCAACCCTGTTGAACTGGAAAATACCAAAAAATTAAGGAGTTGCATTGACTGCTATTCTTGCCTTTCAGCTTGCCCAGTTTTAAAGGTAAATGATGAATTCGCCGGACCATATTTCATGCGTGATCTGTCAAAATTTGCAATGGACCCCCGAGATTGCTCTGATCGAGCCGAAGAAGGATTTAAAGAAGGACTCTATTGTTGTACCTCCTGCTCCAAATGTGTGGAAGTATGTCCCAAAGAAATTAACACTTTCGGTGGAGCAATTGAAAAATTAAGGGAAATTGCATGCCAAGAAGGTATCGGACCTCTGCCAGCCCATAGCTCAGTTAAGGAACTTATCGAAAAAACTGGCAGATCTGTGGAACCCATGAAAGAAGGCCCAATGAGGGCGGGTTTCATGGAAACAACCATCCGAAAACAGGAAGCCCGGAAATTAGATGAGGATGACCAAGACAAAAAAGAGAAAATAGCATTCTTCACTGGATGTTTAGTTGATTATCGGCTGCCAGAAATAGGAATGTCCCTTCTAAATGTTTTAAATAAACATCAAGTGGAAGTGGAAGTGCCGGCAGGGCAAGTTTGCTGTGGTTCTCCCATGATCCGTACTGGGCAGACTGATGTGGTGAAAAAACTAACTGAAAAAAATGCTAAAGCATTGGAAGGTTATGATACCATTGTCACAGTCTGTGCAGGGTGTGGTGCCACCCTTAAAAAGGATTATCCCGAATATGGGGTAAATTTGAATGTTATGGATATCAGTGAATACTTGCAGGATAAACTAAATACTGATGATATGAAGCCAGTTCCCATGAGAGTAACCTACCATGACCCCTGTCATCTCATTAGGGGTCAAGGAATTCGTGACGAACCACGTAAAATTCTGGAAAAAATCAAAGGACTTGAATTTGTTGAAATGGAAATCCCTGACCAATGCTGCGGTGCTGGTGGGGGTGTCAGAAGTGGTAAACCAGAAATTGCTGAAGCTTTAGGCCGTGAAAAAGCAAAAATGGTAGAAAAACTGGAAGTGGATGCAGTGATTACCATCTGTCCTTTCTGTGAAAACAACATCCGTGCTTGTCTAGAAGCAGAAGGTCTCCATCTAGAAGTTATGAACATACTCACCCTCTTGGAGAAGGCCTATTACTAA